TTCTGCCTGGCTGGCCGGGTCACGAAAGCGAGCGGATTCCATGCGGGCGATGACATCCAGATTTGGAAATGTCCCGGCCTGTTTTGCGCGGCCCTCGGCAGCTTCGCTGAGCGCCTTGGCTTCGGCCAGTTCGGGTTGAAGGCGCTCGGCAAGCTCCAGCGCTTGCTCCAGTGTCAGCGTTTCAATTTGATTCGTGTTCGGTGTCGCAGCCTGAATAAGCGTTGCGAGTGTGCTCAAGAAAAGGATCGAGAGAGTCAGTTGTTTCATAAAATCCTCAAGCAGCTTCGCCCACGGGCCGCCCAAAGCGCAGATACAGCGCCGGGACGATAATCATGTTCAGCACCATCGAAGTGAGCAGGCCGAACAGGATGACGATGGCCATGGGGGTTTGGATTTCGTTGCCGGCTTTGCCGCCGCCCAAGGCCAGCGGGATGAGCGCAAGTCCGGCGGCGAGTGCCGTCATCAGGATCGGCACGAGGCGTTCCATGGCGCCGCGCCGCACGGCTTGGCGGAAGTCCGTGACGCCTTCGTGCTCCTGCAAGTGGCGAATGTGTGAGACAAGCATAATGCCGTTGCGGGTCGCGATGCCGAAGACGGTGATGAAGCCGATGAGCGACGCCACGCTTAACACACCTCCCGACACGAACACACCCACGACACCGCCAATCAACGCCAGCGGCAGATTCAGCATGATCAGCGCCGCATCACGCGCTGAGTGAAAGGCCAGATGGAGCAGAAAACCAATGCCAATGACGACGCCAATGCCGACCAGCGTCAGAATCCGTCCCGCCTCAGCGGCACTCTCAAACTGACCCGCGTATTCGACGCGGTAGCCGGGTGCAGCGTTGAGCAACGGATTCACGAGTCTTTGAATGTCATGGACGACGCCGGTCACGTCGCGTCGGGCCACGTTGCACTGCACGACGATTTTGCGCTCCATCTGTTCGCGGAGAATCTGGTTCGGACCAGTGTCCTTTTGGATTTGGGCGAGCGAATACAGCGGCACTTTCGCTCCGGCGGGCGTGTCCACCAACACGTCGCCTAGCGTGTCGAGTCGCCACGTGGATTGGAGCGCGGGCGGCCCGCCCGCGAGTGGTTTATCGCCGGGTTGAGAATTCGCGCGGACGGGCCGCCTGCGCTCCTCGCGCTCTTCATCCAATCGTACCACCAGGTCATAGGAAGCCTGCCCTTCCAACACGCGGGACGTTTTCACGCCCTGCAGCGCGGCTTCAAGCGTGCGCGCCACGTCGCGGATGGTGAGGCCGTGACGCGCAATCTCGTCACGGTCGAACTGCACTTTCAGCACGGGAACCTCCGTCTGGGTCTCGACGGACAAGTCCACGACGCCCTCGACGCCTTGCATGGCCTGGCGGGCCTTCTCCGCAAGTGCACGGAGTTGGTAGAGGTCCGGGCCGAAGATTTTCACCGCGATGTTCGCGCGCGTGCCGGAGAGCATGTGATCAATGCGATGCGAAATCGGCTGACCGATGGTGATGTTCATTCCGGGCACGGTGGACAATCCTTCGCGGAGCGCCTGAAGGAATTCCGCCTTGTTCCGGTCTTTCATTTTGATGGACACGTCCAGTTCCGCCGCTTCGACGCCCTGGGCGTGTTCATCGAGTTCGGCGCGGCCGGTGCGGCGAGCGACCGAGACGACTTCTGGAAAACTCAAAAGCGTTTGCTCTACCACACGCCCCAGTTCATCGGATTCCTGGAGCGACGTGCCGGGGAGTGTCACGGCGCTGATGGTGAGCGAACCTTCATTGAACTCGGGCAGAAAAGCGCGGCCCATGAACGTGGTGGAGATCAACGCCACGGCCAGGACGGCCACGGCGGGCAAGGTCACGCGCCACGGATGATCGAGCGCAGCCTGGAGCGCCGGATTGAATCGCGTCTTCAGCCACTTCACGAACTTTGGTTCGTGTTCGGTTAGCACGGCTTTGCTCTCGGGCAGCAGCAGGTAGCACAGCACCGGCGTGATCGTGAGCGCGACGAGCAGCGAGGCCATCAACGCAATCAGATACGCCACTCCCAGCGGCTGAAGCAGCCTCCCCTCGACGCCCGCGAGGAAGAAAATCGGCACAAAGACCAGCGCGATGATGAGCGTGGCGAAGACAATGGAACTCTGGATTTCAACGCTGGCCCGCAAAACCACGCCAAACGCCCCGCCCTTCTCCCTCTCCCCCGCCGACGGGGGAGAGGGCCGGGGTGAGGCGGATGCTTCGGAGGATCTCAGACCGCTGGTTTGAGTGGAATCTGACCCCTCACCCTGTCCCTCTCCCCTTCTGAAGGGGAGAGGGGAATCGGTTCTGGCGTGCTCGATCGACTCGCGGGCGGGCCGCCCGCGCTCCTCCGCTTTCCGCCGTCTTCCGTGCCATTCGCGCAATCGCCGGAACACGTTCTCCACGTCTATCACCGCGTCGTCCACCAGCGCGCCGATGGCGATGGCCATGCCGCCGAGGGTCATCGTGTTGAGGGTCGCGCCAAACCATTTGAGCGTGAGGACGGCGGTGACGAGCGACAGCGGAATGGCCGTGAGCGTGATGAGCGTGGCCCGGACGTTGCCGAGAAAGAGCAGCACGATGACGGTGACGAAGGCAATTCCTTCGAGCAACGCACGCTGGACGTTGCGCACCGAGACTTCGATGAAGTCGGCCTGCCGGAAAATGTCTGTCTTGAGCTTCATCCCGGCGGGCAGTTTGGTGGCGATGTCCTCAAGCACGGCCTCGAGGCGTTTGGTGAGTTCGAGCGTATTCGCTCCCGACTGCTTTTGGACGCCGAGAATGACGGCGGGTTTGCCCATCGCCGAGCCTTCGCCGCGCTTTTGTGCTTCGCCAATTCTCACTTCGCCCAAGTCGCGCACCCGTGTCGGCACTCCGCCGTTGGCCGCAACGACCGTTGCGCCGATGTCGTCGCGCGTGCGCACGCGGCCCACGCCGGTAATCAGCCATTCCGAGCCGCGCTCATTGATGATGCCCGCAGAGACGTTCTCGTTGCCTTCTTCAAGCGCGCGGATGAGTTGGTTCAAGGCGATGCGATGCGTCTGCAACGCGGTCGGGCTGGCGACGACCTGATACTGTTTCTCGTCGCCGCCGATGGGCGTGACTTGCGACACGCCGGGCACGGCAAGCAAACGGCGGCGAACCACCGTCTCCGCAAAGCTCCTCAACTCGGCGGGCGTATGCCGCTCGGAACTGAGCGCCAGGAAGAGGATTTCGCCCATGATGGACGATTGCGGCGCAAGCACCGGTCGCTCGACTTCGGGCGGCAGATCGCCACTGACGGCGCTGATTTTTTCGCTGACGATTTGCCGCGCCGCGCGGATGTCCGTGCCCCACTCGAACTCCACCCACACGACCGAGATGCCGACCGCGGTCGCGGAGCGGACACGCCGCACGCCGGAAGCACCGTTGACAGCCGTCTCGATAGGGAAGGTGATTAGCGTCTCGACTTCCGTGGGCGACATGCCGTGCGCCTCGGTGATGACGGTGACGGTGGCGGCCGTCAGATCGGGGAACACGTCCACCGGCATCCGCGTGGCCGTGTGAATGCCGAAGACGGTGAGCAGCGCCGCCGCGACCACCACGAGCGCGCGGTTGCTCAAGGACCATTGAATGAGCTTGTTGA
Above is a window of Verrucomicrobiota bacterium DNA encoding:
- a CDS encoding efflux RND transporter permease subunit, with amino-acid sequence MINKLIQWSLSNRALVVVAAALLTVFGIHTATRMPVDVFPDLTAATVTVITEAHGMSPTEVETLITFPIETAVNGASGVRRVRSATAVGISVVWVEFEWGTDIRAARQIVSEKISAVSGDLPPEVERPVLAPQSSIMGEILFLALSSERHTPAELRSFAETVVRRRLLAVPGVSQVTPIGGDEKQYQVVASPTALQTHRIALNQLIRALEEGNENVSAGIINERGSEWLITGVGRVRTRDDIGATVVAANGGVPTRVRDLGEVRIGEAQKRGEGSAMGKPAVILGVQKQSGANTLELTKRLEAVLEDIATKLPAGMKLKTDIFRQADFIEVSVRNVQRALLEGIAFVTVIVLLFLGNVRATLITLTAIPLSLVTAVLTLKWFGATLNTMTLGGMAIAIGALVDDAVIDVENVFRRLREWHGRRRKAEERGRPARESIEHARTDSPLPFRRGEGQGEGSDSTQTSGLRSSEASASPRPSPPSAGEREKGGAFGVVLRASVEIQSSIVFATLIIALVFVPIFFLAGVEGRLLQPLGVAYLIALMASLLVALTITPVLCYLLLPESKAVLTEHEPKFVKWLKTRFNPALQAALDHPWRVTLPAVAVLAVALISTTFMGRAFLPEFNEGSLTISAVTLPGTSLQESDELGRVVEQTLLSFPEVVSVARRTGRAELDEHAQGVEAAELDVSIKMKDRNKAEFLQALREGLSTVPGMNITIGQPISHRIDHMLSGTRANIAVKIFGPDLYQLRALAEKARQAMQGVEGVVDLSVETQTEVPVLKVQFDRDEIARHGLTIRDVARTLEAALQGVKTSRVLEGQASYDLVVRLDEEREERRRPVRANSQPGDKPLAGGPPALQSTWRLDTLGDVLVDTPAGAKVPLYSLAQIQKDTGPNQILREQMERKIVVQCNVARRDVTGVVHDIQRLVNPLLNAAPGYRVEYAGQFESAAEAGRILTLVGIGVVIGIGFLLHLAFHSARDAALIMLNLPLALIGGVVGVFVSGGVLSVASLIGFITVFGIATRNGIMLVSHIRHLQEHEGVTDFRQAVRRGAMERLVPILMTALAAGLALIPLALGGGKAGNEIQTPMAIVILFGLLTSMVLNMIIVPALYLRFGRPVGEAA